One genomic segment of Pseudonocardia sp. T1-2H includes these proteins:
- a CDS encoding LLM class flavin-dependent oxidoreductase encodes MRLGTFLLPSAAATPEQYRQGYAGANPNFYQRALFENAAVLRQLDDLGFDFAAFSEHHFHLEGLEMSNNPILLGAWAAGITKKLRLGQMATVLPARNPVLVAEDLAMLDHFSGGRMLAGFARGYQSRHVTTIGQKNGAVATYATDPQYAEHDAINRELFEEAYQVVRGLWANREFSFEGRHWQVPPRGITWDHPGTREMAPSTVGADGTVEKIGIAPNTLQDPASIELMVPFTLSPNTIRWAAREGGWPIIFSPIEETVKACLDAYHDEAKLRDPSIGWGQNVGHFREVVVADTDEEAMAIGEDALGFIWPAWHDHFGFNEALRYPGEEGPIANNYRTMVDRGYSIIGSVDTVARKLEKTIEMFGIELLVLWMGIGPAPVDKMLRSNELLVEKVLPKIGIKLDRFEPTLRPEFATPKWTDDPTR; translated from the coding sequence ATGCGGTTGGGAACCTTCCTGCTGCCCAGTGCAGCGGCGACTCCGGAGCAGTACCGGCAGGGCTACGCCGGGGCGAATCCGAACTTCTACCAACGCGCGCTCTTCGAGAACGCCGCTGTGCTGCGTCAGCTCGACGACCTCGGCTTCGACTTCGCGGCCTTCTCCGAGCACCACTTCCATCTCGAGGGCCTCGAGATGTCGAACAACCCGATCCTGCTCGGCGCGTGGGCCGCGGGGATCACGAAGAAGCTGCGCCTCGGGCAGATGGCGACGGTCCTGCCGGCCCGCAACCCGGTGCTGGTGGCCGAGGACCTGGCCATGCTCGACCACTTCAGCGGGGGCCGGATGCTCGCCGGGTTCGCCCGCGGCTACCAGAGCAGGCACGTCACCACGATCGGCCAGAAGAACGGCGCGGTCGCGACGTACGCGACGGACCCGCAGTACGCCGAGCACGACGCGATCAACCGCGAGCTGTTCGAGGAGGCCTACCAGGTCGTGCGGGGCCTCTGGGCGAACCGCGAGTTCTCCTTCGAGGGCAGGCACTGGCAGGTGCCGCCCCGCGGGATCACCTGGGACCACCCGGGGACGCGCGAGATGGCACCGTCCACGGTGGGCGCCGACGGCACCGTGGAGAAGATCGGCATCGCACCGAACACCCTGCAGGACCCGGCCTCGATCGAGCTGATGGTGCCCTTCACGCTCAGCCCCAACACCATCCGGTGGGCGGCGCGCGAGGGCGGGTGGCCGATCATCTTCAGCCCGATCGAGGAGACGGTGAAGGCCTGCCTCGACGCCTACCACGACGAGGCGAAGCTCCGGGACCCGTCGATCGGCTGGGGCCAGAACGTCGGGCACTTCCGCGAGGTCGTCGTGGCCGACACCGACGAGGAGGCCATGGCGATCGGCGAGGACGCCCTGGGCTTCATCTGGCCGGCCTGGCACGACCACTTCGGGTTCAACGAGGCCCTGCGCTACCCGGGCGAGGAGGGGCCGATCGCGAACAACTACCGGACCATGGTCGACCGCGGATACTCGATCATCGGCTCGGTCGACACCGTGGCCCGCAAGCTCGAGAAGACCATCGAGATGTTCGGCATCGAACTGCTCGTGCTGTGGATGGGCATCGGCCCCGCGCCCGTCGACAAGATGCTGCGCAGCAACGAGCTACTGGTCGAGAAGGTCCTGCCGAAGATCGGCATCAAGCTCGACCGGTTCGAGCCGACCCTGCGCCCGGAGTTCGCCACGCCGAAGTGGACCGACGACCCCACCCGCTGA
- a CDS encoding 4-hydroxyphenylacetate 3-hydroxylase family protein, translating to MLTAPGPDGARVGRAFLPCRTPEDLATRRAAYRAWAEPTLGLMGRSPDFLNTTLMAFTESPGVFARLGQRYADNIARYYSYVRDNDLFLTHALITPQTDRSKGASEQQEQFLHMGVVSETAEGLVVRGARMLATLAPMADELIIYSLPGLRPGDERHAACFAIPIDTPGLRLISRAPFDDGTRHPFDHPLSSHFEEADCLVVFDDVLVPWDRVFLHGDVELANALYAETDLRQHTAHQTGVRGLVKLQFVTGLAMKLSQSVKIDGFLHVQQKLGECIAAVEQAHALLVAAEAEYETTATGTVRPRFNALQTLRVVLATQYPKLVEVLQTLGAGGLLMMPSAEDFGSPIADDIARYYRGAEMSAVDRIRLYKLAWDLCGDAFGQRAVQYERYYAGDPVRILAMNYLAYDKSECFRLVDRALALAGDPDTPAP from the coding sequence GTGCTCACCGCACCGGGTCCCGACGGGGCCCGGGTCGGACGCGCGTTCCTGCCCTGCCGCACACCGGAGGACCTGGCCACGAGGCGGGCCGCGTACCGGGCGTGGGCCGAACCGACGCTGGGCCTGATGGGCCGCTCGCCGGACTTCCTGAACACCACGCTGATGGCGTTCACCGAGTCCCCCGGCGTGTTCGCCAGGCTCGGGCAGCGGTACGCGGACAACATCGCGCGCTACTACTCCTACGTCCGCGACAACGACCTGTTCCTCACCCACGCGCTGATCACCCCGCAGACCGACCGGTCGAAGGGCGCGTCGGAGCAGCAGGAGCAGTTCCTGCACATGGGCGTGGTGTCCGAGACCGCCGAGGGACTGGTCGTCCGCGGTGCCCGGATGCTGGCGACGCTCGCCCCGATGGCCGATGAGCTGATCATCTACAGCCTGCCCGGCCTGCGCCCCGGCGACGAGCGCCACGCCGCCTGCTTCGCGATCCCGATCGACACCCCCGGCCTGCGACTGATCTCTCGCGCCCCCTTCGACGACGGCACCCGGCACCCGTTCGATCACCCGCTCTCCTCCCACTTCGAGGAGGCGGACTGCCTCGTCGTGTTCGATGACGTGCTGGTGCCGTGGGACCGGGTGTTCCTGCACGGCGACGTGGAACTGGCCAACGCCCTCTACGCCGAGACCGACCTGCGCCAGCACACCGCGCACCAGACCGGCGTCCGCGGCCTGGTCAAGCTGCAGTTCGTCACCGGGCTGGCGATGAAGCTCAGCCAGTCGGTGAAGATCGACGGCTTCCTGCACGTGCAGCAGAAGCTCGGCGAGTGCATCGCCGCCGTCGAGCAGGCGCACGCGCTGCTCGTCGCGGCCGAGGCCGAGTACGAGACCACCGCGACGGGCACGGTCCGACCCCGGTTCAACGCGCTGCAGACGCTGCGGGTGGTGCTGGCCACGCAGTACCCCAAGCTGGTCGAGGTGCTGCAGACCCTCGGCGCGGGCGGGCTGCTGATGATGCCCTCGGCCGAGGACTTCGGCTCGCCGATCGCCGACGACATCGCGCGCTACTACCGCGGCGCCGAGATGTCCGCCGTGGACCGGATCCGGCTCTACAAGCTGGCCTGGGACCTGTGCGGCGACGCGTTCGGACAGCGCGCAGTGCAGTACGAGCGCTACTACGCCGGCGACCCGGTGCGCATCCTCGCCATGAACTACCTGGCCTACGACAAGTCCGAGTGCTTCCGTCTGGTCGACCGGGCGCTGGCGCTCGCCGGCGATCCCGACACCCCGGCACCGTGA
- a CDS encoding flavin reductase family protein — protein sequence MTAARRTVEPGHFRHALGQFATGVTVITTTTDAGPVGCTVSAFCSLSLDPPLVLACLGRDRSMHRALTSAPGFGVSILASDQGVLARDFARPADRFAGVAHSPGRYGPHLDGAIAHLDCAVHEIRDGGDHVIVLGLVDAVAVHAGEPLLYAQGAFLDLPGPDWERAAASAPQEWLLSAPW from the coding sequence GTGACGGCGGCCCGGCGGACGGTGGAGCCCGGCCACTTCCGGCACGCGCTCGGCCAGTTCGCCACCGGCGTCACCGTGATCACGACGACCACCGACGCGGGGCCGGTCGGCTGCACGGTGAGCGCGTTCTGCTCGCTCTCGCTCGACCCGCCGCTGGTGCTCGCCTGCCTCGGCCGGGACCGGTCGATGCACCGCGCGCTGACGTCCGCGCCGGGGTTCGGGGTCAGCATCCTCGCCTCGGACCAGGGGGTGCTCGCCCGTGACTTCGCGCGGCCGGCGGACCGGTTCGCGGGCGTCGCCCACTCCCCCGGCCGCTACGGCCCGCACCTCGACGGCGCGATCGCCCACCTCGACTGCGCGGTGCACGAGATCCGCGACGGCGGGGACCACGTGATCGTCCTCGGCCTGGTCGACGCGGTGGCGGTGCACGCGGGCGAGCCGCTGCTCTACGCCCAGGGCGCGTTCCTCGACCTTCCCGGCCCCGACTGGGAACGCGCCGCCGCGTCCGCCCCACAGGAATGGCTGCTCTCCGCCCCCTGGTGA
- a CDS encoding LLM class flavin-dependent oxidoreductase, with product MEFFIGTCAKIDQVGIVKQAEDTGVTHFGVGEGPLLFSDPYQYLALAARETSTINLGTWVTNPLTRIPAVTANSHATLNALAPGRTFLGIGTANNALRSMGHSPASIAQLDDALRVTTGLLAGQRVTEKWRGRERELEFLDKDGSWYNLDDPVPVWMAAGGPRGIKVAARYADYVAYCLGPDPEMIKLVRRELDKAVADAGRPPGSVKLVAVSWFYQLRNGETWEDGVDHGFASGPISSCLTNIGFMREHAAELDPSIVEASATAATAYLGDPNAAEQPHYLDTWSKYQKGLDDSHRPLITKQLCDYWCLYGSPDEIWEKAQGMLEAGVDMLSVFLSNPFTAERDIADIGTSILARG from the coding sequence ATGGAGTTCTTCATCGGCACATGCGCCAAGATCGACCAGGTCGGCATCGTCAAGCAGGCCGAGGACACCGGGGTCACGCACTTCGGTGTCGGCGAGGGGCCGCTGCTGTTCAGCGACCCCTACCAGTACCTGGCGCTCGCCGCCCGGGAGACGTCCACGATCAACCTCGGCACCTGGGTCACCAACCCGCTGACCCGCATCCCCGCCGTGACGGCCAACTCGCACGCCACGCTGAACGCCCTCGCCCCCGGCCGCACCTTCCTCGGCATCGGCACGGCGAACAACGCGCTGCGCTCGATGGGCCACAGCCCGGCGAGCATCGCCCAGCTCGACGACGCGCTCCGGGTCACCACCGGCCTGCTCGCAGGCCAGCGGGTCACCGAGAAGTGGCGCGGCAGGGAGCGCGAGCTGGAGTTCCTCGACAAGGACGGCAGCTGGTACAACCTCGACGACCCGGTCCCGGTGTGGATGGCGGCCGGTGGCCCGCGCGGCATCAAGGTGGCCGCCCGCTACGCGGACTACGTGGCCTACTGCCTCGGGCCGGACCCCGAGATGATCAAACTGGTGCGCCGGGAGCTGGACAAGGCGGTCGCCGACGCCGGCCGGCCGCCCGGTTCGGTCAAGCTCGTCGCGGTGAGCTGGTTCTACCAGCTGCGCAACGGCGAGACCTGGGAGGACGGCGTCGACCACGGCTTCGCCTCCGGCCCGATCAGCTCGTGCCTGACCAACATCGGGTTCATGCGCGAGCACGCCGCCGAGCTCGACCCCTCGATCGTCGAGGCCAGCGCGACGGCGGCCACCGCCTACCTGGGCGACCCGAACGCCGCCGAGCAACCGCACTACCTCGACACCTGGTCGAAGTACCAGAAGGGGCTCGACGACTCGCACCGGCCGCTGATCACCAAGCAGCTGTGCGACTACTGGTGCCTCTACGGCTCCCCCGACGAGATCTGGGAGAAGGCCCAGGGCATGCTCGAGGCGGGCGTGGACATGCTGAGCGTGTTCCTGTCGAACCCGTTCACCGCGGAGCGGGACATCGCGGACATCGGAACGTCGATTCTCGCGCGCGGGTAG
- the hflX gene encoding GTPase HflX: MPGTWLLGQRTGSDGGEAGEIRTEPPRAVLLALRPAGPRPGTDGDDDGDPSLAELARLAETDGLAVVGELTQTRRSPDPATYLGSGKVEELARLVEQEAADLVIVDGEPTPAQVRGLEDRTGVRVADRTALILDIFAEHAHSREGKAQVELAQLAYQLPRLRGGGQGLSRVGGGRVAGGAGIGVRGPGEQRLETQRRRLRQRMSVLRDQIGRLARRRETTRARRARNRIPSVAITGYTNAGKSSLLNRLATADALVEDALFATLDPLVRRTRLPDGTTATLIDTVGFVRHLPHQLVDAFRSTLDEIATADLVLHVVDASAPDAIDQITTVRGVLHEIDAAHRPELLALNKIDLAAPDRVAALERAYPGSVPVSAATGEGLDRLREEIEKRLRDLQG; the protein is encoded by the coding sequence ATGCCCGGAACCTGGCTCCTGGGACAGCGGACCGGGTCCGACGGCGGGGAGGCCGGCGAGATCCGGACCGAGCCCCCTCGCGCGGTCCTGCTGGCGCTCCGCCCGGCCGGGCCCCGTCCGGGTACCGACGGCGACGACGACGGAGACCCCTCCCTCGCCGAGCTGGCCCGCCTCGCCGAGACCGACGGGCTCGCGGTCGTCGGCGAGCTCACCCAGACCCGCCGGTCTCCCGATCCCGCGACCTACCTGGGGTCCGGGAAGGTCGAGGAGCTCGCCCGGCTGGTGGAGCAGGAGGCGGCGGACCTGGTGATCGTCGACGGCGAGCCGACCCCGGCCCAGGTCCGCGGGCTCGAGGACCGCACGGGGGTGCGGGTCGCCGACCGGACCGCCCTGATCCTGGACATCTTCGCCGAGCACGCGCACTCCCGTGAGGGCAAGGCCCAGGTCGAGCTCGCCCAGCTGGCCTACCAGCTGCCCAGGCTGCGCGGCGGCGGACAGGGCCTGTCCCGGGTCGGCGGCGGCCGGGTGGCGGGCGGCGCCGGCATCGGCGTCCGCGGCCCGGGCGAACAGCGCCTGGAGACCCAGCGCCGGCGGTTGCGGCAGCGGATGTCCGTGCTGCGCGACCAGATCGGCCGCCTGGCGCGGCGCCGGGAGACCACCCGGGCCCGCCGTGCCCGCAACCGGATCCCGTCGGTGGCCATCACCGGCTACACGAACGCGGGCAAGTCCTCGCTGCTCAACCGGCTCGCCACGGCGGACGCGCTGGTCGAGGACGCCCTGTTCGCGACGCTCGACCCGCTGGTGCGCCGCACCCGCCTCCCGGACGGCACCACCGCCACCCTCATCGACACCGTCGGCTTCGTCCGGCACCTGCCCCACCAGCTCGTCGACGCGTTCCGGTCCACCCTCGACGAGATCGCCACCGCCGACCTCGTCCTGCACGTCGTCGACGCCTCCGCCCCGGACGCCATCGACCAGATCACGACGGTGCGGGGCGTCCTGCACGAGATCGACGCCGCGCACCGGCCCGAGCTGCTCGCCCTCAACAAGATCGACCTCGCCGCACCCGACCGGGTCGCCGCGCTGGAGCGTGCCTACCCGGGGTCGGTCCCCGTTTCCGCGGCGACGGGCGAAGGCCTCGACCGGCTCCGCGAGGAGATCGAGAAGCGGCTTCGCGACCTCCAGGGGTGA
- a CDS encoding hemerythrin domain-containing protein: MAQPTQIDVIDELTTDHREALELLGRIANSSDPAEKRDLADTVIAEVVRHSVAEEMYVYPMMKEHLPDGERTVEHDAEEHKQLEKIMKQLEGADPADARFETLVRDMTETLRHHANAEETEQFPRLRESVPRDKLVELREKVDTAKKIAPTRPHPNAPNNELFHKVVGPGVGMVDRLRDKLTGRDTG; the protein is encoded by the coding sequence GTGGCACAGCCCACCCAGATCGATGTCATCGACGAGCTGACGACGGACCACCGCGAGGCGCTCGAGCTGCTTGGGCGGATCGCGAACAGCAGCGACCCCGCCGAGAAGCGGGACCTCGCGGACACCGTGATCGCTGAGGTGGTCCGGCACTCGGTTGCGGAGGAGATGTACGTCTACCCGATGATGAAGGAACACCTGCCCGACGGCGAGCGGACCGTGGAGCACGACGCCGAGGAGCACAAGCAGCTCGAGAAGATCATGAAGCAGCTCGAGGGGGCCGACCCGGCCGACGCCCGGTTCGAGACCCTGGTCCGGGACATGACCGAGACGCTCCGACACCACGCGAACGCCGAGGAGACGGAGCAGTTCCCGCGGCTGCGCGAGTCCGTTCCGCGCGACAAGCTCGTCGAGCTCCGGGAGAAGGTGGACACGGCGAAGAAGATCGCGCCGACCCGGCCGCACCCCAATGCACCGAACAACGAGCTCTTCCACAAGGTCGTCGGGCCCGGCGTCGGGATGGTGGATCGGCTGCGGGACAAGCTCACCGGCCGCGACACGGGCTGA